A genomic stretch from Oleomonas cavernae includes:
- a CDS encoding AsmA family protein, producing the protein MRKLLIGVGLFVGLVVGLGFAAPLLVDLNDQKPRIVALIEEATGHKVTLGGDIQFSLLPAPAMSVRDIRVDGTGTDAATLATVDALDLRLSLLPLLGGNIEVAEVRLSRPTVVITDQPGPGRPDAAPPATGAAPPATAPAAIAVQRVVIEEGTVEYRPAGAPPVKIEAIEASLSAPTFAGPFTATGGASVRGMPVALDLAVGRLVPGQPIGVDVRVSLAEATLKLAGTLTLEQKGPAFAGKLALNADDAAAALALAGVDLPLKAPLAVEGTVAASATAIAVDQMAVALGESRGTGSLILNLEPGLSGSLKLRLPRLDGDALLAAVAPSGSGAAPSAMPPTAPAGSVALPADLAFTLDLGVDVIQWSGGIVQKAALLATLENGRVTLSTVSAVLPGGTDVGVSGAVFAQDGRLVLDGTVDVASDNPRALADWLKVTPQGLPSDRLTRLGLTAKVKGGAAGVDLSNLVLRLDGISARGSAGWRPGPRPSASLALAVDRLNVDAYLPAAAPATPPDKNPLAEIGAGGGAPSLDPGLDVALSFTAGQLTVRGADLRRVELDGTLTGGSLRLAQLSIGDYSGLSLTASGTLGLAAGAPDANLAFKVAAPSIAPVLVLAGVDPWAGAGQMGKVTIEGTLAGRPEAPVIDAAVAVGETRLSLSGPIGAVAKPDLDLKGNLAAPELVAFARQLGADPPANGAGLGPIDLALSIKGTPAAADVAAKGKVGPASVDLSAGLKGDDLVLKGQVSGEAAAVMLTRLGLSGPLSGPLSVQVDAARKGNVIQLVTFNGGVGATRFDATGTITTGARTRVDGRLSATYLDLALFSGGGGQAGTAGGGAGSGRASSRWSTKPIDLAALRSLDGGIDIQVERLVSGSLTLAGLSGRLEAAGGRVTLANFKASMSPGDMAASVTLDGTGSTLALTVAFRGTGFDLDALTGRKGNESGLSGTGEVTLNVTGQGRSEFELVSSLKGQGGIVATAGKIHGLDLLTLSEGLKTVNQPGDILNRLAKAIKVGSTNYRRIATDLVIERGVAKLANMTSDVDGGTIGGDGTIDLPAWTTRLRLGVKLIDPADLPALGLDISGPIDNPNAEVKTRDIENYYLSKFIGSKLPGLGGGSGSNSDPGKAVLDQILKGIGGGN; encoded by the coding sequence TTGCGCAAGCTTCTGATCGGTGTGGGGCTCTTCGTCGGGCTGGTTGTCGGCCTGGGCTTTGCCGCGCCGCTGCTTGTCGACCTCAACGACCAGAAGCCACGTATCGTCGCCCTGATCGAGGAGGCCACCGGCCACAAGGTGACCCTGGGCGGCGACATCCAGTTCAGCCTGCTGCCCGCCCCGGCGATGTCGGTGCGCGATATCCGCGTCGACGGCACCGGCACCGATGCCGCGACCCTGGCGACGGTCGACGCGCTGGACCTGCGTCTCAGCTTGTTGCCCTTGCTGGGGGGCAATATCGAGGTCGCGGAGGTGCGCCTGTCGCGGCCGACGGTGGTCATCACCGATCAACCCGGTCCGGGGCGCCCCGATGCCGCCCCGCCCGCGACGGGGGCCGCCCCGCCCGCCACCGCGCCGGCCGCGATTGCGGTGCAACGGGTGGTGATCGAGGAAGGCACGGTCGAATACCGTCCCGCCGGTGCCCCGCCGGTCAAGATCGAAGCGATCGAGGCCAGCCTGTCGGCCCCCACGTTCGCCGGTCCGTTCACCGCCACCGGCGGGGCCAGCGTGCGCGGCATGCCCGTGGCGCTGGACCTTGCTGTCGGCCGCCTGGTGCCGGGGCAGCCGATCGGCGTCGATGTCCGGGTCAGCCTCGCGGAAGCGACGCTGAAGCTGGCCGGCACGCTGACCCTCGAGCAAAAGGGGCCGGCCTTCGCCGGCAAGCTGGCGCTCAATGCCGACGATGCGGCCGCCGCGCTGGCCCTGGCGGGGGTCGATCTGCCGCTGAAGGCACCGCTGGCCGTCGAGGGGACGGTGGCGGCCTCCGCGACGGCGATCGCGGTCGACCAGATGGCGGTGGCTCTGGGCGAATCCCGGGGCACCGGCAGCCTGATACTGAACCTCGAGCCCGGCCTGTCGGGCTCCCTGAAACTGCGCCTGCCGCGCCTCGACGGCGATGCCCTGCTGGCTGCCGTCGCCCCCTCGGGCAGTGGGGCCGCGCCCAGTGCCATGCCACCGACCGCACCGGCCGGCAGCGTTGCCCTGCCTGCCGACCTGGCCTTTACCCTCGATCTTGGCGTCGATGTCATCCAATGGTCCGGCGGGATCGTGCAGAAGGCGGCCCTGCTCGCGACGCTCGAGAACGGGCGCGTTACCCTCTCCACCGTCAGCGCGGTGCTGCCGGGGGGGACGGATGTCGGGGTCTCCGGCGCTGTCTTCGCGCAGGACGGCCGGCTGGTTCTCGACGGCACCGTCGATGTTGCATCGGACAACCCCCGCGCCCTGGCCGACTGGCTGAAGGTAACGCCCCAGGGGCTGCCGTCCGACCGCCTGACCCGGCTGGGCCTGACCGCGAAGGTGAAGGGTGGCGCGGCCGGCGTCGATCTCAGCAACCTGGTCCTGCGCCTGGACGGCATCAGTGCCCGGGGCAGTGCCGGTTGGCGCCCCGGCCCTCGGCCCTCGGCCTCACTGGCGCTGGCGGTCGATCGCCTGAACGTGGATGCCTATCTCCCGGCCGCCGCCCCGGCGACGCCGCCGGACAAGAACCCCTTGGCGGAAATCGGCGCCGGCGGCGGGGCGCCCAGCCTCGACCCCGGCCTGGATGTCGCCCTCAGCTTCACCGCGGGACAATTGACGGTGCGCGGCGCCGACCTGCGGCGGGTCGAGCTGGACGGCACGCTGACCGGCGGTTCGCTGCGCCTCGCCCAACTGTCGATCGGCGACTACAGCGGGCTCAGCCTGACGGCCAGCGGCACGCTGGGACTCGCGGCCGGCGCCCCCGATGCCAATCTGGCCTTCAAGGTCGCGGCCCCTTCGATTGCCCCGGTGCTGGTGCTAGCCGGCGTCGATCCGTGGGCCGGGGCGGGGCAGATGGGCAAGGTGACGATCGAAGGCACCCTGGCCGGCCGGCCGGAAGCGCCGGTGATCGACGCCGCTGTCGCCGTCGGCGAAACCCGCCTGTCGTTGAGCGGGCCGATCGGGGCGGTCGCCAAGCCGGACCTCGACCTCAAAGGCAATCTGGCGGCGCCCGAGCTGGTGGCCTTTGCCCGCCAGCTCGGCGCCGACCCGCCGGCGAACGGGGCCGGGCTGGGGCCGATCGACCTGGCGCTCTCGATCAAGGGCACGCCGGCCGCGGCGGATGTGGCGGCGAAGGGCAAAGTGGGGCCGGCCTCGGTCGACCTGTCGGCCGGCCTGAAGGGCGATGACCTGGTGCTCAAGGGCCAGGTCAGCGGCGAGGCCGCGGCCGTGATGCTGACCAGGCTGGGCCTGTCGGGGCCGTTGTCCGGTCCCCTGTCGGTGCAGGTCGATGCGGCGCGCAAGGGCAATGTTATCCAGCTCGTTACCTTCAACGGCGGCGTGGGGGCCACCCGCTTCGATGCCACGGGCACCATTACGACGGGGGCCAGGACCCGGGTCGACGGCCGCCTGTCCGCGACCTATCTCGACCTCGCCCTGTTCAGCGGCGGCGGTGGCCAGGCGGGGACGGCCGGTGGCGGTGCGGGTAGCGGCCGGGCCAGTTCGCGCTGGTCGACCAAGCCCATCGACCTGGCGGCGCTGCGCTCCCTGGACGGCGGCATCGATATCCAGGTCGAGCGTCTGGTCAGCGGCAGCCTGACCTTGGCCGGCCTTTCCGGCCGCCTCGAGGCGGCGGGCGGGCGGGTCACGTTGGCCAACTTCAAGGCATCGATGAGCCCGGGCGACATGGCGGCCTCGGTCACGCTGGACGGCACCGGGTCGACCCTGGCCCTGACGGTGGCTTTCCGGGGAACAGGCTTCGACCTCGACGCGTTGACCGGGCGGAAAGGCAACGAGTCCGGTCTTTCGGGTACCGGCGAGGTGACGTTGAACGTGACGGGACAGGGGCGCAGCGAGTTTGAACTGGTGTCCAGCCTGAAGGGGCAGGGCGGCATCGTCGCCACGGCGGGCAAGATTCACGGCCTCGACCTGCTGACCCTGTCGGAGGGCTTGAAGACGGTGAACCAGCCCGGTGACATCCTCAATCGCCTGGCCAAGGCGATCAAGGTCGGCAGCACCAACTACCGGCGCATCGCCACCGACCTGGTGATCGAGCGCGGCGTGGCCAAGCTCGCCAACATGACCTCGGATGTCGACGGCGGCACGATCGGCGGCGACGGCACGATCGACCTGCCGGCCTGGACGACGCGCCTGCGCCTGGGCGTGAAACTGATCGACCCGGCGGACCTGCCGGCCCTGGGCCTGGATATTTCCGGCCCCATCGACAACCCCAATGCCGAGGTGAAGACCCGCGACATCGAGAATTACTATCTGAGCAAGTTCATCGGCTCGAAATTGCCGGGCCTGGGTGGCGGGTCCGGCAGCAACAGTGATCCCGGCAAGGCGGTCCTCGACCAGATTCTGAAGGGTATCGGCGGCGGTAATTGA
- a CDS encoding DUF4169 family protein, whose product MAEIVNLRRARKAKARAEAQATAAENRIQFGRTAQEKKQSAAQKALEAKRLDGHRRDDDDQG is encoded by the coding sequence ATGGCCGAAATCGTCAATTTACGCCGCGCCCGCAAAGCCAAGGCCCGTGCCGAGGCGCAGGCGACCGCGGCCGAGAATCGGATCCAGTTCGGCCGCACCGCCCAGGAGAAGAAACAAAGTGCCGCCCAAAAGGCCCTGGAGGCCAAGCGCCTGGACGGCCATCGCCGCGACGACGACGATCAGGGTTGA
- a CDS encoding protein-disulfide reductase DsbD family protein encodes MLRQIRLTFLFLSLLGVLALAAVAPLRPAQAAVKTENATVELVADRPAVPGGTVTVALRLVAKPRWHTYWQNPGDTGLPTTIAWTLPEGVTAGPIQWPFPSALPVGPFVNYGYEGEVWLLTEIAVPAGFTGATLSLKARADWLICEQICVPEGADLDLAVPVLAPGTAAEPDSRVALGFERSRAALPLPLAAPVIASRAGDRLELLLPGDLKVASARFFPFADDVVIAAQPQPFADGRLEVALEKTFKGDRLAGIVVVESDGWRRAYIVDQALSMVAGAAMAAEPAAPIGLPLALLFAFLGGIILNLMPCVLPVLSIKAMAFAGRDNPAAVRADGLAYTAGILACFGVLAALLIGLRAGGELIGWGFQLQSPLVVGLLTYLFFVLGLWMLDVVALGGGVAGLGDGLARRGGIAGSFGTGLLAAVVATPCTAPFMGAALGFALVQPPVVALAVFMSLGLGMALPFLILSFVPALARRLPKPGQWMVRLKKLLAFPLFGSVVWLLWVLAVQAGPMAVAAAGAGLVLLAFGAFMAREFAGPGGRLTALAAIIVAIGLAALPSPRSDGDGLAAQAGAEAYSPERLAALRAEGRAVFVNLTAAWCITCLVNERVALDRPAVTQALRDGKVTYLLGDWTNRDPAITRLLAEHGRPGVPLYLFYPPGGGAARVLPQLLTEGVVLEALAQP; translated from the coding sequence ATGCTACGCCAAATTCGCCTGACCTTCCTGTTCCTGTCGCTGTTGGGCGTCCTGGCGCTTGCCGCCGTGGCACCGCTGCGGCCGGCCCAGGCGGCGGTCAAGACCGAGAATGCGACCGTCGAACTGGTCGCCGACCGCCCCGCCGTGCCGGGCGGCACCGTGACGGTTGCGCTGCGCCTGGTCGCCAAGCCCCGCTGGCATACCTATTGGCAGAACCCGGGCGATACCGGCCTGCCCACCACGATCGCCTGGACCCTGCCGGAAGGTGTTACCGCCGGGCCGATCCAATGGCCGTTCCCCAGCGCCCTGCCGGTCGGCCCGTTCGTCAACTACGGTTACGAGGGCGAGGTCTGGCTGCTGACCGAGATTGCCGTGCCGGCAGGGTTCACCGGCGCTACCCTGTCCTTGAAGGCCCGGGCGGACTGGCTGATCTGCGAACAGATCTGCGTGCCCGAAGGCGCCGACCTCGACCTTGCGGTGCCGGTCCTGGCGCCGGGAACGGCGGCCGAACCCGATTCCCGTGTCGCCCTGGGTTTCGAGCGCAGCCGGGCCGCCCTGCCGCTGCCGCTGGCGGCACCCGTCATCGCCAGCCGGGCAGGGGACAGGCTCGAACTCCTCCTGCCGGGGGATCTCAAAGTGGCCTCGGCCCGCTTCTTTCCCTTTGCCGACGACGTGGTGATCGCCGCCCAACCGCAGCCCTTCGCCGACGGCCGCCTGGAGGTGGCCCTCGAGAAGACTTTCAAGGGCGACCGGCTGGCCGGCATCGTCGTGGTCGAAAGCGACGGCTGGCGCCGGGCCTACATCGTCGACCAGGCCTTGAGCATGGTGGCGGGCGCCGCCATGGCGGCCGAGCCGGCGGCGCCCATCGGCCTGCCGCTGGCCCTGCTGTTCGCCTTCCTGGGCGGGATCATCCTGAACCTGATGCCCTGCGTCCTGCCGGTCCTGTCGATCAAGGCAATGGCCTTTGCCGGTCGCGACAACCCCGCCGCCGTGCGGGCCGACGGCCTGGCCTATACCGCGGGGATCCTGGCCTGTTTCGGCGTCCTGGCCGCGCTGCTGATCGGCTTGCGCGCCGGGGGCGAGTTGATCGGCTGGGGCTTCCAGTTGCAGTCGCCGCTGGTCGTCGGCCTGCTCACCTACCTGTTCTTCGTCTTAGGATTGTGGATGCTCGACGTCGTTGCCCTGGGCGGCGGTGTCGCGGGGCTGGGCGATGGCCTGGCCCGGCGCGGCGGCATCGCCGGCTCGTTCGGCACCGGCCTGCTGGCGGCCGTGGTGGCGACGCCCTGCACGGCGCCGTTCATGGGCGCGGCCCTGGGTTTTGCCCTGGTCCAGCCGCCGGTGGTGGCGCTGGCGGTCTTCATGAGCCTGGGCCTGGGGATGGCCTTGCCCTTCCTGATCTTGAGCTTCGTGCCGGCCCTGGCCCGCCGCCTGCCCAAGCCGGGCCAGTGGATGGTGCGGCTGAAAAAGCTGCTGGCCTTCCCCCTCTTCGGCTCGGTCGTGTGGCTGCTCTGGGTCTTGGCCGTGCAGGCCGGGCCCATGGCGGTGGCAGCCGCCGGCGCCGGCCTTGTCCTGCTGGCCTTCGGCGCCTTCATGGCACGGGAATTCGCCGGTCCTGGCGGCCGGCTGACGGCGCTGGCCGCCATCATCGTCGCCATCGGCCTCGCGGCCCTGCCGTCGCCGCGCAGCGACGGGGACGGGCTGGCCGCCCAGGCCGGTGCCGAAGCCTACAGTCCCGAGCGCCTGGCGGCGCTGCGGGCGGAAGGCCGCGCCGTGTTCGTCAACCTGACGGCGGCCTGGTGCATCACCTGCCTGGTGAACGAGCGGGTGGCCCTGGACCGGCCGGCCGTGACCCAGGCCCTGCGCGACGGCAAGGTCACCTATCTGCTGGGCGACTGGACCAACCGGGACCCGGCGATTACCCGGTTGCTGGCGGAACACGGCCGTCCGGGCGTGCCGCTCTATCTGTTCTATCCCCCGGGCGGCGGCGCGGCGCGGGTACTGCCCCAGCTCTTGACCGAGGGGGTGGTTCTCGAGGCGCTGGCTCAACCCTGA
- a CDS encoding type III PLP-dependent enzyme, whose translation MTEKIRRFLDERRPATPCLVVDLDVIEDNYRNLARLLPAAKIFYAVKANPMPQVVSRLATLGSCFDTASRGEIELVLGEGADPAMVSFGNTIKKETDIAAAYALGVRLFAFDSDAELEKIARSAPGSRVFCRVLVECEGAEWPLSRKFGCAPAMAADLMVKARDFGLDPYGISFHVGSQQTNLGQWDKAVGGVARLFSILRERDVELKMINLGGGFPARYRADVPPLEAYADAVMEAVRTHFGNAIPDIIIEPGRSMVGDAGILQTEVVLISQKEAGEDKRWIYLDVGKFSGLAETMDEAIKYRLHTPHDGGATAPVVLAGPTCDSADILYEKTNYELPVALQIGDKIEILATGAYTTSYSSVNFNGFAPLNTICI comes from the coding sequence ATGACCGAGAAGATCCGTCGCTTCCTCGACGAACGCCGCCCTGCCACCCCTTGCCTGGTGGTCGATCTGGACGTGATCGAGGACAACTACCGCAACCTGGCCCGGCTGCTGCCGGCGGCGAAGATCTTCTACGCCGTGAAGGCCAACCCGATGCCGCAGGTCGTGTCGCGTCTTGCCACGCTCGGCTCCTGCTTCGACACCGCCAGCCGCGGTGAGATCGAACTGGTTCTGGGCGAAGGCGCCGATCCGGCCATGGTCTCCTTCGGCAACACGATCAAGAAGGAAACCGACATCGCGGCCGCCTATGCCCTGGGTGTTCGCCTGTTCGCCTTCGACTCCGACGCCGAGCTGGAAAAGATCGCCCGTTCGGCCCCCGGTTCGCGCGTGTTCTGCCGCGTCCTGGTCGAGTGCGAAGGCGCCGAATGGCCGCTGTCGCGCAAGTTCGGCTGCGCGCCGGCGATGGCCGCCGACCTGATGGTCAAGGCCCGCGATTTCGGTCTCGACCCCTATGGCATCTCGTTCCATGTCGGCTCGCAGCAGACCAACCTCGGCCAGTGGGACAAGGCCGTGGGCGGCGTCGCCCGGCTGTTCTCGATCCTGCGCGAGCGGGACGTGGAACTGAAGATGATCAACCTGGGCGGTGGTTTCCCCGCCAGGTACCGCGCCGACGTGCCGCCGCTGGAGGCCTATGCCGACGCGGTGATGGAGGCCGTGCGCACCCATTTCGGCAATGCGATCCCCGACATCATCATCGAGCCGGGCCGCAGCATGGTGGGCGACGCCGGGATCCTGCAGACCGAGGTCGTGTTGATCTCGCAGAAGGAAGCCGGCGAAGACAAGCGCTGGATCTACCTGGACGTGGGCAAGTTCTCCGGCCTCGCCGAGACCATGGACGAGGCGATCAAGTACCGCCTGCACACCCCGCACGACGGTGGCGCCACCGCCCCCGTGGTGCTGGCCGGCCCGACCTGCGACTCGGCCGACATTCTCTACGAGAAGACCAACTACGAGCTGCCGGTTGCCCTGCAGATCGGCGACAAGATCGAGATCCTGGCCACCGGTGCCTACACCACCAGCTATTCGTCGGTGAACTTCAACGGCTTCGCGCCGCTGAACACCATCTGCATCTGA
- a CDS encoding HlyD family secretion protein, giving the protein MKHLLLLTAAGLLLTACARDPNPGSAGYFSGLGNLLDGTYDDRVAQREAQATSSEQMAQQMQARAAAAATDARRTQADVAAVEARNRKQKAELARLDASYRRALADRNAKQAELDAAKARLEDARRRQAQLEASPPADPAEQARLQAELDAELRALDDMILRSTRPE; this is encoded by the coding sequence ATGAAACACCTCCTGCTCCTCACCGCGGCCGGCCTGCTGCTGACGGCTTGTGCCCGCGACCCCAACCCCGGCAGTGCCGGCTATTTCTCCGGCCTGGGCAACCTGCTGGACGGCACCTATGACGACCGGGTGGCCCAGCGCGAAGCCCAGGCGACCAGTTCCGAACAGATGGCCCAGCAGATGCAGGCCCGGGCCGCCGCCGCGGCCACCGATGCCCGGCGGACCCAGGCCGATGTCGCGGCGGTGGAGGCCCGCAACCGCAAGCAGAAGGCGGAACTGGCCCGGCTCGACGCCTCCTACCGGCGGGCGCTCGCCGACCGCAATGCCAAGCAGGCCGAACTCGATGCGGCCAAGGCCCGCCTGGAAGACGCCCGCCGCCGCCAGGCGCAACTGGAAGCCAGCCCGCCGGCCGATCCGGCCGAACAGGCCCGCCTGCAGGCGGAACTCGATGCTGAACTTCGGGCTTTGGACGATATGATCCTGCGGTCGACCAGACCGGAGTGA
- a CDS encoding formylglycine-generating enzyme family protein, giving the protein MGRWLLAALFVLVGFPALAQTPPTWDEKNWNPKAADGDIVMPMPCGGRMVFRTVETPTGDGSSGPLDDRQVTLGITDPETDYIEHSRKDYLAGGLTSRDGRRQFLIGKYEVTADQYAAVMTEQCPVPAAAGRLPQVNLSWYDATNFAERYTEWLLQHAKGTLPRQGDTTAFLRLPTEAEWEYAARGGTAVSESDFRARTFPAPDGIEAYAWVDGPRSADGQLRPVGLLKPNPLGLYDVLGNAAEWVLEPYRLVRVARLHGQAGGQIARGGDFRTAGGRLRSSLRVEIPPFDPATGKATRLPTIGLRLVVSAPVSASLARIDALRAAFAAIEKGRAGETDPLDLLSRLAEESTDPDTRRAVEAIAQALTTERTARDEADARSAKSAIYAAATMIRSIRDLDRRLGPVKARWELAEKTRSQNPADADEWKTLYDSTQQALDISKRAYRDILVQTADDYDAARLAKARDVLVAEFEAQGLPSFVRFAKLFVAQVTDYAKTRRDDDAGWYRQLVE; this is encoded by the coding sequence GTGGGTCGCTGGCTACTCGCGGCGCTGTTCGTCCTGGTCGGCTTCCCCGCCCTGGCCCAGACCCCGCCCACCTGGGACGAGAAGAACTGGAACCCCAAGGCGGCGGACGGCGACATCGTCATGCCCATGCCGTGCGGCGGGCGCATGGTGTTCCGCACCGTCGAAACCCCCACCGGCGACGGCAGCAGCGGGCCGCTCGACGATCGCCAGGTGACCTTGGGCATCACCGATCCCGAGACCGATTATATCGAGCACAGCCGCAAGGATTACCTGGCCGGCGGCCTCACCAGCCGCGACGGGCGGCGGCAATTCCTGATCGGCAAATACGAGGTCACGGCCGACCAGTATGCCGCGGTGATGACCGAGCAATGCCCGGTACCGGCCGCCGCCGGCCGGCTGCCCCAGGTGAACCTGTCCTGGTACGACGCCACGAACTTTGCCGAACGCTATACCGAATGGCTGCTGCAGCATGCCAAGGGCACGCTGCCCCGGCAGGGCGACACCACCGCCTTCCTGCGCCTGCCGACCGAAGCGGAATGGGAATATGCCGCGCGCGGCGGCACCGCCGTCTCCGAATCCGATTTCCGCGCCCGCACCTTTCCGGCGCCCGACGGGATCGAGGCCTATGCCTGGGTCGATGGCCCACGCTCGGCCGACGGGCAGTTGCGGCCCGTGGGCCTGCTGAAACCCAACCCGCTGGGCCTCTACGACGTGCTGGGCAATGCCGCCGAATGGGTGCTGGAGCCCTACCGGCTGGTGCGGGTCGCCCGGCTGCACGGCCAGGCCGGCGGGCAGATCGCCCGGGGCGGCGACTTCCGCACCGCGGGCGGGCGCCTGCGCTCGTCCCTGCGGGTGGAGATCCCGCCCTTCGATCCGGCCACGGGCAAGGCCACCCGCCTGCCCACCATCGGCCTGCGCCTGGTGGTCTCGGCCCCGGTCTCGGCCAGCCTGGCGCGGATCGACGCCCTGCGCGCCGCCTTTGCCGCGATCGAGAAGGGGCGGGCGGGGGAGACCGACCCGCTCGACCTGCTCTCGCGCCTGGCCGAGGAATCGACCGATCCCGATACCAGGCGCGCGGTCGAGGCGATCGCCCAGGCCCTGACCACGGAACGCACAGCACGGGACGAGGCCGATGCCCGTTCGGCCAAGTCGGCGATCTACGCGGCCGCCACCATGATCCGTTCGATCCGCGACCTCGACCGGCGCTTGGGCCCGGTCAAGGCGCGCTGGGAACTGGCCGAGAAGACGCGGTCGCAGAACCCGGCCGATGCGGACGAGTGGAAAACCCTGTACGACTCCACCCAGCAGGCCCTGGACATCTCGAAACGCGCCTACCGCGACATCCTGGTGCAGACCGCCGACGACTACGATGCTGCCCGGCTGGCCAAGGCGCGCGACGTGCTGGTGGCGGAGTTCGAGGCCCAGGGCTTGCCCAGTTTCGTGCGCTTCGCCAAGCTGTTTGTGGCTCAGGTCACAGACTATGCCAAGACCAGGCGGGATGATGATGCCGGCTGGTACCGTCAGTTGGTAGAGTGA
- a CDS encoding ABC transporter permease, with amino-acid sequence MLSLRLALADLWHERGLAACFIVALAAIMAPLLVLLGLKTGVIDSLRTQLLEDPRIREISSLGNRTISAEEIDVLGKVDGIVFIVARTRQLAATANLARADGTGALTAELIATGPGDPLIAPLAAPAGDDRLILSSTAAQRLGLKAGDTMRLVVQRKLDDNIEGKSLTVTVEGIAGPAAFGRDGAFVSLGLLEALEDYRDGRPVPRLGWDGPSTPARRAYAGFRAVARGVEDVAPAAAAIEAKGYTVTTRADEIQTVLSLDRNLSAMFTIVAVIGGVGFALSLGSSLIGHVARKRGELSLLRLMGLSLRGMAGFPLFQAVAIALGGCAVAVGVFFGAAAVINSTFSTGLPGGEALCRLAPAQIGMVAGLAIVTAIVSALAAGISASRIEPGEGIRHG; translated from the coding sequence ATGTTGAGCCTGCGCCTCGCCCTGGCCGACCTGTGGCACGAGCGTGGTCTCGCCGCCTGCTTCATCGTGGCGCTGGCCGCGATCATGGCGCCCTTGCTGGTCCTGCTGGGGCTGAAGACCGGGGTCATCGACAGCCTGCGCACGCAACTGCTGGAAGACCCCCGCATTCGCGAGATCTCCTCGCTCGGCAACCGTACCATCTCGGCCGAAGAGATCGACGTCCTGGGCAAGGTGGACGGCATCGTCTTCATTGTCGCCCGGACCCGGCAACTGGCGGCCACCGCCAACCTGGCCCGCGCCGACGGCACCGGCGCCCTGACCGCAGAATTGATCGCGACAGGGCCGGGCGATCCCTTGATCGCCCCGTTGGCGGCACCCGCCGGCGACGACCGGCTGATCCTGTCCAGCACCGCCGCCCAGCGCCTGGGCCTGAAGGCCGGCGACACCATGCGTCTCGTCGTCCAGCGCAAGCTCGATGACAATATCGAGGGCAAGAGCCTGACCGTGACGGTCGAGGGCATCGCCGGCCCCGCCGCCTTCGGCCGCGACGGGGCCTTCGTCTCGCTCGGCCTGCTCGAAGCGCTGGAGGACTACCGCGACGGCCGGCCGGTGCCGCGCCTGGGCTGGGACGGCCCCAGTACCCCGGCCAGGCGCGCCTATGCCGGTTTCCGCGCGGTGGCGCGCGGGGTCGAGGATGTGGCCCCCGCGGCCGCGGCGATCGAGGCCAAGGGCTATACCGTCACCACCCGGGCCGACGAGATCCAGACCGTGCTCAGCCTCGACCGCAATCTCAGCGCCATGTTCACGATCGTCGCCGTCATCGGCGGCGTCGGCTTCGCGCTCAGCTTAGGGTCAAGCCTGATCGGCCATGTCGCCCGCAAGCGGGGTGAGCTGTCCTTGCTGCGCCTGATGGGCCTCTCGTTGCGCGGCATGGCGGGTTTCCCGCTGTTCCAGGCGGTGGCGATCGCGCTGGGCGGCTGCGCGGTCGCGGTCGGGGTCTTCTTTGGCGCGGCGGCGGTGATCAACAGCACCTTCTCGACCGGCCTGCCCGGCGGCGAAGCGCTGTGCCGGCTGGCGCCCGCGCAGATCGGCATGGTGGCGGGCCTCGCGATCGTAACGGCGATCGTCTCGGCCCTCGCCGCCGGCATTTCGGCATCCCGCATCGAACCGGGGGAGGGCATCCGCCATGGTTAG
- a CDS encoding ABC transporter ATP-binding protein, translating to MGLIAAAGVSHRWQAEGRHYAVELERLDLEPGARIALTGPSGVGKSTLIDLLALALKPDTARRFTLTIAGEAIDLAALWRHGARGREALAGLRARIIGYVPQTGGLLPYLSVEANIALTQDLSRRPDRARILALAQRLEIDELLARKPASLSVGQRQRVAIARALAHKPLIVLADEPTASVDPVRAAAILGLLFEATTEAGAALIIASHDAEGLAAYRPTRLAPTVTQVEAGTRAVFAPC from the coding sequence ATGGGTTTGATCGCCGCCGCCGGCGTCAGCCATCGCTGGCAGGCGGAAGGGCGGCACTACGCCGTCGAGCTCGAGCGGCTGGACCTCGAGCCCGGCGCCCGGATCGCCCTGACCGGGCCGTCCGGTGTGGGCAAGAGCACGCTGATCGACCTGCTGGCCCTGGCCCTGAAGCCCGACACCGCCAGGCGTTTCACCCTGACCATCGCCGGCGAGGCGATCGACCTTGCCGCGCTGTGGCGCCACGGCGCCCGCGGGCGCGAGGCCCTGGCCGGGCTGCGGGCCCGGATCATCGGCTATGTGCCGCAGACCGGCGGCCTGCTGCCCTATCTCAGCGTCGAAGCCAACATCGCGCTGACCCAGGACCTGTCGCGCCGGCCCGATCGCGCCCGCATCCTGGCCCTGGCGCAGCGCCTGGAAATTGACGAACTGCTGGCGCGCAAGCCGGCCAGCCTGTCGGTGGGCCAGCGCCAGCGCGTCGCCATCGCCCGGGCACTCGCCCACAAGCCGCTGATCGTGCTGGCCGACGAGCCGACTGCCTCAGTCGATCCGGTGCGTGCGGCGGCGATCCTGGGCCTGCTGTTCGAGGCCACCACCGAGGCGGGCGCCGCCCTGATCATCGCCAGTCACGATGCCGAGGGCCTGGCCGCCTATCGGCCCACCCGCCTGGCGCCGACGGTAACCCAGGTCGAAGCCGGCACCAGGGCGGTGTTCGCGCCATGTTGA